The following coding sequences lie in one Bicyclus anynana chromosome 21, ilBicAnyn1.1, whole genome shotgun sequence genomic window:
- the LOC112046439 gene encoding uncharacterized protein LOC112046439 isoform X1, producing MSSKSCTSGSVRSGAGSVRLGQGSVRLGPGSVRLGPGAAHEVVLDALYERKRDKKTVRVLTVIVYVFCVSLAAIMLSLYYVFFWEPKDAHYAQRKVSNTVTPQTSTTPMPTCFLPHTGGSDTPVNDTATPPTLDNIVNFTSSNDTALPTLDYLDDSTSVAPQDTTVDGEVDVTTVT from the exons ATGTCGAGCAAGTCGTGCACGTCGGGCAGCGTGCGCTCGGGCGCGGGCAGCGTGCGCCTGGGCCAGGGCAGCGTGCGCCTGGGCCCGGGCAGCGTGCGCCTGGGGCCGGGCGCGGCGCACGAGGTCGTGCTGGACGCGCTGTACGAGCGCAAACGCGACAAGAAGACCGTGCGCGTCCTCACCGTCATAGTTTACGTGTTCTGCGTGTCGCTGGCGGCCATCATGCTCTCGCTCTACTACGTGTTCTTCTGGGAGCCCAAGGACGCGCACTACGCGCAACGCAAGGTGTCAAACACAGTCACGCCGCAAACCAGCACCACACCAATGCCCACATGCTTTTTGCCTCACACCG GAGGAAGCGATACCCCAGTGAATGACACAGCCACGCCACCGACCCTAGATAACATCGTCAACTTTACGAGCAGCAACGACACCGCGCTACCAACACTCGACTATCTCGACGACTCGACGTCGGTGGCGCCTCAAGACACCACCGTCGACGGCGAAGTCGACGTTACGACTGTCACATGA